Proteins from a genomic interval of Corythoichthys intestinalis isolate RoL2023-P3 chromosome 3, ASM3026506v1, whole genome shotgun sequence:
- the ak6 gene encoding adenylate kinase isoenzyme 6 yields the protein MKSRRQPNILLTGTPGVGKTTLGKELAQRTGLTYVNIGDLAQEGDLYDGYDQVYQCPILDEDRVVDELDEKMSEGGVIVDYHGCDLFPERWFQIVFVLRTDNTQLYTRLENRGYTGKKLQDNVQCEIFQTIYEEAMEAYKEELVHQLPSNTPEDLESNLEQIVQWTEQWIKDHN from the exons ATGAAATCGAGGAGACAACCAAACATCCTGTTAACAG GGACCCCTGGTGTAGGAAAAACAACTCTGGGGAAGGAGCTTGCTCAGCGGACTGGGCTCACCTATGTTAACATAGGAGATTTGGCTCAGGAAG GAGATCTTTATGATGGCTATGATCAAGTGTACCAGTGCCCCATTTTGGATGAAGACAGG GTTGTGGATGAGCTAGATGAAAAGATGTCGGAGGGAGGTGTTATTGTAGATTACCATGGCTGTGACCTCTTCCCTGAACGCTGGTTTCAAATCGTCTTTGTTCTCCGAACAGACAATACGCAGCTTTACACACGGCTAGAAAACAG GGGCTATACAGGAAAGAAGCTGCAGGACAATGTGCAATGTGAAATATTTCAGACCATCTACGAGGAGGCAATGGAAGCCTACAAAGAAGAGCTTGTCCACCAGCTGCCCAGCAACACTCCTGAGGATCTGGAAAGCAACTTGGAGCAGATAGTACAGTGGACTGAGCAGTGGATAAAAGACCACAATTAG
- the ydjc gene encoding carbohydrate deacetylase isoform X2: MHSIPIGLHANLSEGIPVSQSLQQASTLINERGFFHGKMGFRQALGRHQLNMEEVELELRHQIRLFRELTGHLPHHMDGHQHVHILPEVREVFAQVLSDHGIPYTRVPVEPGLQSCPWLPVHLQKFYTQVEKDARDSIPVFRRYGIRWPDVYLGLTTVGQNMSVPNLKRAFSHALSMSKRDVSSSEECVVTAELMVHPGYPSHPQIGGCGEGPDDFSQSDDRQHELNVLTDLSLLALYRHERVQLCAFKDL; encoded by the exons AT GCACAGCATCCCAATTGGGCTCCATGCCAACCTGTCAGAAGGTATCCCTGTGTCTCAGAGCCTCCAACAGGCATCGACCCTGATCAACGAGCGTGGCTTTTTCCATGGAAAGATGGGGTTCCGTCAGGCACTAGGACGACATCAGCTAAATATGGAAGAG GTGGAGCTTGAGCTAAGGCATCAGATCAGGCTTTTCAGAGAATTGACTGGTCACCTACCTCATCATATGGATGGCCATCAACATGTTCATATACTTCCAG AGGTCCGTGAGGTGTTTGCACAAGTCCTTTCAGATCACGGAATTCCATATACTCGTGTTCCAGTGGAACCAGGTTTACAAAGCTGTCCATGGCTGCCAGTGCATCTCCAAAAATTCTACACACAAGTGGAGAAAGATGCCCGAGACTCTATCCCTGTCTTCAGGCGTTATGGGATAAG GTGGCCCGATGTGTACCTGGGACTGACCACAGTAGGCCAGAATATGTCTGTTCCCAACCTGAAGAGGGCCTTCAGCCATGCTTTGAGTATGTCCAAGCGAGATGTGTCGAGTTCTGAAGAGTGTGTGGTCACAGCAGAACTAATGGTCCACCCAGGTTACCCCAGTCACCCACAAATAGGTGGCTGTGGAGAAGGACCAGATGACTTCTCCCAGTCAGATGACCGCCAACATGAGCTAAATGTGCTCACTGACTTGTCTCTGCTTGCTTTGTACCGCCATGAGCGAGTGCAGCTATGTGCTTTTAAAGACCTGTGA
- the ydjc gene encoding carbohydrate deacetylase isoform X1, producing the protein MPQPRIMLVVTGDDFGYCPKRNQGIVDCFKAGGISSVSLLVNASAAKDAADLAKRHSIPIGLHANLSEGIPVSQSLQQASTLINERGFFHGKMGFRQALGRHQLNMEEVELELRHQIRLFRELTGHLPHHMDGHQHVHILPEVREVFAQVLSDHGIPYTRVPVEPGLQSCPWLPVHLQKFYTQVEKDARDSIPVFRRYGIRWPDVYLGLTTVGQNMSVPNLKRAFSHALSMSKRDVSSSEECVVTAELMVHPGYPSHPQIGGCGEGPDDFSQSDDRQHELNVLTDLSLLALYRHERVQLCAFKDL; encoded by the exons ATGCCACAGCCCAGAATTATGCTAGTGGTGACAGGAGATGATTTTGGTTACTGTCCCAAAAGGAATCAGGGAATTGTCGACTGCTTTAAGGCTGGAGGCATTTCCTCAGTTTCACTGCTGGTTAATGCATCTGCTGCCAAAGATGCAGCAGATTTGGCTAAAAG GCACAGCATCCCAATTGGGCTCCATGCCAACCTGTCAGAAGGTATCCCTGTGTCTCAGAGCCTCCAACAGGCATCGACCCTGATCAACGAGCGTGGCTTTTTCCATGGAAAGATGGGGTTCCGTCAGGCACTAGGACGACATCAGCTAAATATGGAAGAG GTGGAGCTTGAGCTAAGGCATCAGATCAGGCTTTTCAGAGAATTGACTGGTCACCTACCTCATCATATGGATGGCCATCAACATGTTCATATACTTCCAG AGGTCCGTGAGGTGTTTGCACAAGTCCTTTCAGATCACGGAATTCCATATACTCGTGTTCCAGTGGAACCAGGTTTACAAAGCTGTCCATGGCTGCCAGTGCATCTCCAAAAATTCTACACACAAGTGGAGAAAGATGCCCGAGACTCTATCCCTGTCTTCAGGCGTTATGGGATAAG GTGGCCCGATGTGTACCTGGGACTGACCACAGTAGGCCAGAATATGTCTGTTCCCAACCTGAAGAGGGCCTTCAGCCATGCTTTGAGTATGTCCAAGCGAGATGTGTCGAGTTCTGAAGAGTGTGTGGTCACAGCAGAACTAATGGTCCACCCAGGTTACCCCAGTCACCCACAAATAGGTGGCTGTGGAGAAGGACCAGATGACTTCTCCCAGTCAGATGACCGCCAACATGAGCTAAATGTGCTCACTGACTTGTCTCTGCTTGCTTTGTACCGCCATGAGCGAGTGCAGCTATGTGCTTTTAAAGACCTGTGA